Genomic segment of Gopherus flavomarginatus isolate rGopFla2 chromosome 2, rGopFla2.mat.asm, whole genome shotgun sequence:
gaacaaattgccctagatcagctctagaaatcatacagtgtcgtgctctcttatttgtcagtgtttgattttgcaaagggacacatttctgtttagccaaagtgagcagagatgcctcgtacttgtgtgaagagtgcagataacttctgctatgtttgtggtgaagtgacttttgcatcccaaaagcgcagtataaccactacggttaagaaagcctatcacctttattttggctgcaaaattggagatcaggacaagaggtgggccccacacatatgctgcaacacttgtgcaacaaatcttcgccagtggttgaagaggaaaaggaaatctatgccttttgcagtgccaatgatttggagagagccaagagatcataccagcaattgttacttctgcatggtgcctccagttgggaaaggtgtgtcaaagaagaaaaagtggactgtgcattatccaaacattccatcagctatacacccagtaccccacggagaaggactgtcggttcctgatgcaccagaatcattctcactggagtcagacgaggaagaggaagaggatgaaacttctggtcctgaaccatcaatgtcacaggacccacattttctcccatcctcctcctctgaaccacacctcataacacaaggtgaactgaatgatcttgtcagggatttggaactatccaagagtaaggcagagctgttgggctccagactacagcagtggaatctcctggcaggctatcagggcaaatggagcccatcagtgcttgcagactattgctggacagtgacaagagatgctccatttaatgaatacaagagacaagccaagaagcgccgagtagacactgaataggactaaactatggacataatagttttttgccttttgtttcataatacattttatttatataacccttttgctgatttttaaagtgttacataaacaggacaggtgaaatattatcatgtaaagcaaccctaaacacatgaaaagacctaggtttacaatttatgattaaaactctactatctacacaatatacatagacataaaatgtaaaaacttaaatatcttagaaacagtagccaatcagttgtcttaattgtcatatttgaattcagcacatcaaaatacataataaatatcacattttatctctgaagcagacgacttctcaaaaattgtagaccagtgatatTTGTGAGATCTCAGAATGAAAGGTTTTGACCTTATTAAAACCTTTCAGTAATTTCCAATGACAAAATTCAATGGAATAATTTCCCACAAAACATATCAATTATTTCAAATCAGTATTTCCCAACAGAACACTTTTCTGCTGGAAAACTTTGAGTTCTAGTAACGTGCTTGCTTCTTGTGTGTAACATTGCCGTCCAGCAATGGGTCCTTGGAGACAATGACAGACCTAAAATAGATTTCCTTTAGTTCAAGTAATAGAGGACGGTGATGTTGGTGCTTGAAGGTCCAGGATTCCAATTCCAACTCCTGAGGTGTATAAAATATCTCTCATAATTCACAGTTGTCCGCAATACAGGGATTCATTGCTATGCTATAGGGCAGAGGCTGCTTCTTATGTGCGTATACAGCATGTCACACATTCAGGCCCCAGTTTTATTTAAGGCCTTTAGGCACAACTGTAGTTCGTATACTTAATAATAATGTGATGATTTGTTGTTCAATGGGCAAATATGGTATTCAAAATCAACCATATTGGATATAAATTGTATGTTACATGGCATGTGGGGGTTTATTAAATGTTGTaaaatttaaatgttaaaaattaaACTAATATCTTTTTTCTTTGGTGCAGTGAAAATGTGAAGTAACTGAGCATCTCTGCTtggatattattattttttatttcgtACATATAGACTTCTTATAAATTACTTTGTTAATATGAAGATGCTTATGCATGTCCAAGGTTCTGCAAATATAATTAAAAGACTCTTGGGTCACTCAGTCTGCTTTTCTATTCCTTAGCACTCCAGGGCTCTCATCATATGGAAAAAGCTTTGATATGAGGAAGAGGAAGTGCTACTTAATTTCTTTTCTTATGGACAAAATTTATTCCGAACTCCCAAACGCAAGGCTTTGTGTGTTGCAACGTGAAAGTGCTGGGGAGAATTTAGGTACTAGCTTTAAGACCAGCAAAGAGATGTACACATTGAAAAATGCATGCAGCACACAGATTTTTCTTGAACTTTAAATGGCTCGTGTTGAAAATAGAGATCTCGCAAATTACAGTCTGGGGAATTATACTCAACCAAATACAGCAGCTTGATTCCACCTCCAAATGTGAAGTGAGCTCAAAGAGAATATTGTTCAGTCTGAGAAGGCAATTTACGCTATGTGGCTTATCAGCAGTCTCAAGTATCTGCGGAGACTCATTTGTCACCAGCACATTTGTGGTGGAGTCACCAAGTACAGAGGTGATactagaagaagaagacattCTGAGTCTCGATTATAATTGTTGCTGAGGAGGACGAAGACAGAGGGAGAAAGTGCAGTGATGTCtcaggaaagaaaacaaacaagctCTGCAAAAGGAGGTATCGATGCATATATCTGCTCCCATCACCACATTGTCAGAGGACCTGGCAAACTAATGAATGCATCCTCACAAGGCTCACATATGACAGGGAAGTATctttagctccattttacagatgagaaacagatttcaatgggattgCTCATTTGATAAAGCTAGACACGTGCTTAGGTACTTACTGAATAAGAGTCAGAGATTAAAGGCCTGATCTTCAAAGGGCCTAAGCTCCTGAAGCTCTACAGGGTGAATAATGGATCAtaacatcatagaatatcagggttggaagggacctcaggaggtcatctagtccaaccttctgctcaaagcaggaccaatccccaactaaatcatcccagccagggctttgtcaagcctaaccttaaaaacctctaaggaagaaggagattccatcacctccctaggtaacccattccagtgtttcaccactctctgagtgaaaaagtttttcctaatatccaacctaaacctcccccactgcaacttgagaccattgctccttgttctgtcatctgccaccactgagaacagtctagatccatcctctttggaaccccctttcaggtagttgaaagcagctatcaaatcccccatcattcttctcttctgcagactaaacaataacagttccctcagcctctcctcataagtcatgtgctccagccctctaatcatttttgttgccctctgctggactttttccaatttttccacgtccttcttgtggtgtgggacccaaaactcgacacagtactccagatgaggcatcaccaatgtcgaatagaggggaatgatcacatccctcaatctgttggcaatgccgctacttatacagcccaaaatgcaatgagccttcttggcaacaagggcacactgttgactcatatccagcttctcgtccactataacccttaggtccttttctgcagaactgcttcctagccattcggtccctagtctgtaacagtgaatgggattcttccgtcctaagtgcaggactctgcacttgtccttgttcagTACTTCTGAAGATCAGGCCTAAGGTTACTTACCAAGATCATATAGAAAGTCCATGACTAAGCGGAGGATTgaatccaggtttcctgagtcctgttttttaagtacatcagaagcagaaagtctgctaaacaaccagtggggccacttgatgatcgaaatacaaaaggagcacttaaagacaataaagtcattgcggagaaactaaatggattctttgcttcagtcttcacggctgaggatgttagggagattcccaaacctgaactggcttttgtaggtgacaaatctgaggaactgtcacatactgaagtgtcactagaggaggttttggaattaattgataaactcaaaattaacaagtcaccgggacccaatagcattcatccaagagttttgaaagaactcaaatgtgaagttacgGAACTAacaactaagatttgtaacctgtcctttaaatcggcttcggtacccaatgactggaagttagctaatgtaatgccaatatttaaaaaggactctgGAGGtgttcccagcaattacagacctaatgtcggtaccaggcaaattacttgaaacaatagttaagaataaaattgtcagacacatagaaaaacataaactgttgagcaatagtcaacatggtttctgtaaagggaaatcatgtcttactaatctattagagttctttgaaggggtcaacaaacatgtggacaagggggatccagtggacacagtgtacttagatttccagaaagcctttgacaaggtccctcaccaaaggctcttatggaaattaagctgtcatgggataaaagggaaggtcctttcatggattgagaactggttaaaagacagggaacaaagggtaggaattaatggtaaattctcagaatggagagggttaactagtggtgttccccaagggtcagtcctaggaccaatcctattcaatttattcataaatgatctggagaaagaggtatacagtaaggtggcaaagtttgcagatgatattaagctactcaagatagttaagaccaaagcagattgtgaagaacttcaaaaagatctcacaaaactaagtcactgggcaacaaaatggcaaatgaaatttaatgtgaataaatgtaaagtaatgcacattggaaaaaataaccccagctatacatacaatatgataggagctaatttagctacaatgagtcaggaaaaatcTTGGCGTTATCGttgacagttctctgaagatgtccacgcaaaggcggtcaaaaaagcaaacaggatgttaggaatcattaaaaaggggatagagaataagactgagaatatattattgccattatataaatctatggtatgcccacatctcgaaaactgtgtacagatgtggtctcctcacctcaaaaaagatattctagcactagaaaagattcagaaaagggcaactaaaatgattaggggtttggagagggtcccatatgaggaaagattaaagaggctaggcctcttcagcttggaaaagaggagactaaggggggatatgatagaggtgtataaaatcatgagtgatgtggagaaagtggataaggaaaagttatttacttattcccataatacaagaactaggggtcaccaaatgaaattaataggtagcaggtttaaaacaaataaaaggaagttcttcttcatgcagcgcacagttaacttgtggaactccttacctgaggaggttgtgaaggctaggactataacagtgtttaaaagagaactggataaattcatggtggttaagtccataaatggctattagccaagatgggtaaagaatggtgtccctagcctctgttcgtcagagggtggagatggatggcaggagagagatcacttgatcattgcctgttaggttcactccctctggggcacctggcattggccactgttggtagacagatactgggctagatggacctttggtctgacctgatacggccgttcttatgttcttatgtttttatgagtCTCATTCAGTGACACTGTAAGTTGACGCTTCCTCTCCTGCCACCAAAATATGTTACCTGCAATGAGGCCCTTAAGAGGTGGAATTCCTTtcacacattcatttctcccCTACCCAGACAAAGACAGGtttgtctttgttttgttctccCCTCCGACCCCCATATACACATTTTGGAACACTAACCTCTTGCAGGGAACAGCTTCTCATGGTAGGACTCCTCAAGTGAGCTGAGACCTAGAGGAGGCTGTCTTTTATGAACCATTTTCTGTATTTCCTTATCTGGAGTAGGAAGTTAGCTGAGTACACTCCACTTTATCCCCGAATCAGAGAAATGGAGGGGTGGTTTATATTATGCACAACAGTAATCTGTTaggttttatttctatttttttgctttcctctgaagcatcagagtcCTACCACAGTTAGAGATGGGATGCGGGGTGTGGTAGACTAGTACTCTGTGGTGTACAGAGGATCCTCTGTCTTAGGGTCTACGCTGCTGATGAGAGGTGTGATTTCCAGCATGAGcagacagacttgcactagccCTGCTTGAGCTAGCAGGCTAAAAATAGAAGGGTGGGTGTTGCGGCACAGGCAGTGGCTTGGGCTAGGTGCCCAAGCTCAGACCCAGGGAATCAGGTGATCTTGGACTCTGGCTAACCTGAACTGCTGTCCATAggcacactgctatttttggcaTGTAGCTCTACAAGAGCTAGCCCGAGTCTGCCTATTAGCATTGTGAGTCACACCTTCCTGCTGCTTTATAGACCTACCCTGAGATGCCCAGCTGGTGTGTCTTGCTCACACGTCCAGAGTCAAGTTAATCTCCacatttgggattgggaaggtgtttccctcaggtcagattggcagggaccttgggcATGTAATCCCCCTTTCCTTCCCAGGTTACTCAGGATCAGGAGTAACTGGACACCTGATACTGTCAAAAGTAAAGGAGATTCTGATTGGTGATGTTGGCTAGGAGGGAACCCTCTATTTACTCCTCTGCTGCAGTCCTTTTATTTATAAGGAAAATTAATTTTGGCAGTGCCTCCACCTGGCTGGTCTCTATACCTGCACCCTGGTGTGCCTTAGGAGCCTCCAGGAATAAATCTGAGCTAATTTATGCAATGGGTCTAACCCAAAAGTACCAATCATAAACCCTACACAAATCATATACTCTTAGATGACAATCTTTACTTAACAATTTAGAAAACCGCGATATGACAGATTGAGATTAATTAAAGTGTCACAACCATTTTAAGTCAGAAGGGAGCACTTcaataaatcaattaaaaaatgcAGTTTACAGTAGTAAATAAAACGTAACCAGCTTACACCAGTTACCTCTCCCCTAAGTGCAGACTCTGGATTTCAGAGTTCTAGACCCTTGCTCATGTGGGCTCACTTGAAGATCTTGAAGCTGGGGGCAGCACTCTGCTGGTCCAGTAAAACAGTCCAGCTAATGCAACAAGCTAGTCTAAACTGGGATCATTCCAAGCTGCACAATCCCTCTGGTGATGGGAGTTATAACTAGAGGTCAATAACCCTGGATCCTGGTTAGACAATACAACCACTTCTTCTCTTCTCAGGCTCAAAGAAACTCCTTCAAGTCCCTCCACTGTCCCCCTTTCCCTGAAAGCACTTTCCCAAACAACAAAGGCGGTTCTCACACTGCCCTGACTGCATGCCAACCTCAGTCATTCTGGTCACAGTAATAGTCTTTGCCTTGACTCTGATGAAGCCCAGCAATAGCTTCCTTGGCTCCTTGCTTGTTCGAAACCTCAGCAGTTTCTCAGCAGCACCTTCCGGCTTTCTAGCAGCAGTTTAGCAGTAATTTCTGTCTTGGAAAGGTCTCCACAAAGCAATCTCCTGCCCCCAGATCAATGGCCTGGTAACACAGTCTCAGCTTCCGAGGCAGAACAGGAGATTGCAGCAGTGCACTGGTGTCCCTCTTGAACAGATCTCAGACAAGGCTTATAGCGGAGGCGCTGACTCTCGGAGTGCTCAGCTGCTGTCCTGATGATTAGCTGTTGAGCGGGGCTGCCCTGCCACTCGCTGAAGGCGCTCAGGGGATGAGGTATCAGGAGAGGGGGTGGAGCTGGTGTGGGACACCCACCggcaaaatgaaaaatcagtcCCCTTGGCTCATAGCCACTCAGCAGCTACTCTCATTTAAGCCCTCACAAAATGAAGGCCACTTCATAATACCTCGGCCTCCAAACTGAGGCTCCCCACATCTCTGGAAGCAGAAGTCTCTCTGTTCCCCAAGATATCATGGGAGTGTCCAAGGCTGGATTGAAGCCCTCAGGCTATTCCCAACCAGAACACTCCCAATTTAGTACAGAGGCCCCGCTAATAGTGGATGCCTACAGctgtttttcgccttcctctgcagcatggagcacagaTCACCCACTAGGACAATCTGGGCATATCTCAACCAACTCAGTTACCTACCACTGAGGGGTCTCAGGCACTGATGACacctcagcctctcctgtgttCTGTCTGTGGTACCCAGCAGTTTTGtttcctgaggactgaaatgctttagtttAACTGAAGTCATTGGGGTCAAAAGAAGGGAActtgggtgaaatgtaatgactGGCAATATATAGGCAGTCACAGACAGGATGATCTAATGGCTCCTTCTGGATGTAAACTGTCTGGAATCAGGAAATTATGTTTGTCTTTCTCTTGGGGCACCCAAAAGCAAAAGATTCCACTGGCTTCTCCCTTCTCAGTGGCTCACCATGGAGCCAGGGTTGCTGCATTTTCTGAACACCTTTGCTTCAAGGACAACTGTGGGGTTGCATGTCCTTCTGTTCCTGGAAGCCAACTCCTTGCATCCATCTCCAGTCTCCCAAACACCATCTCTCTTTGTCCAGTCACATGTTTGAGCAGTGCCAGGCACATTGACCGGCAATTGGTTGTCCTAGCATGTTGATCAAACGTTTTGTCCATCCCTACACAGGGTGTTCAACTCTCAAGCATCTGTGTAGGCAGATATTTGGAGCTCTGGGGGTCTTTCTCCTCTCTAGAACCTCATAATAAGTGGTCCTACACTTGCATTCTCCTTTCCTAAACAGCTGGAGCAAaatatgctaaaaaaaaaaggaggacttGTGATTGTTTGGAGAAATAACAGCTTAATATCTCAACAATTAGTACAGCTGCTCTACCATCCCTTGGTGACAATAGAGAGACTCTTGTTATGTATGCTAAAGAAACAGACTTCACAGAAACTTGTTTGCAAccattaacaaaaaataaatgtgctGTTTCCTTCTGCTTAATAGATaacatcagagaatccaaagAGAGAGAGCCACAGCACTGAGCTCAGTGCTGCAGCTGCCTTTGCTGGAAAAAAAGGAGATTTCTTAAGCAATGGGAGCTTGGAATCAAATCCTGCAAAATAAGACGGAGACTGGTGAAGTATCCTGTGCTTTGTAGGCTGGAAAGAGCAAGCGGATGGAATGAGATGGGGTCAGAGTAAGCCCCAATCTACATGAGCTGATATGTAGATTGAGCCCCAAGCTGaaacacctctaccttgatataatgcgacccgataaaacatgaattcggatataatgtggtaaagcagcgcgcctgaggggtggggctgcgcactccagcggatcaaagcaagttcagtataacgtggtttcacctataacgcagtaaggttttttggctcccaaggacagcgttatatcaaggtataGGTATATGTAGATTGAAAATAAATAGTTTGGTGGCCACAAATCTGCTCCTTTGTCAGTTACGCATTGAGCCATCACAGTCACTTAGGATCATTGTAACAGAGTGTTTCAGTGTCATTTATTATGTAGTATCATCCTCTGAAGGAAATCCTGTGAAGGACccagtcataaacagatagctaagggttaaaaaGGCTCTGTTTTGCACATCTAAACAAGGCAGTCACTGTTGGGAACCTTAATTTAGAATGATACACAGAACTGACTACAAGACAATGTTATCTTTATGTATACCACAGACTAATGATTTCAAGAATGCCTTGTCTAGTAATAATCTTAGAAATACAGAAATATAGGGCTGCaatggatcttgagaggtcatctggtgCTCTAGTCCATGCCACTGcggtgaggcaggaccaaatatagttagaccatccctaactggtctaacctgttcttcaGAACCTCtattgatggggattccacaacctcccttggaagcctatttcagtaCTTAACTTTCCTTATAGTTAGACATTTTCCcctatatctaacctaaatctcccttgctgaagattaaactgattatttcttgtcctacctttaaTGGACAAGGAGAACAaatgatcaccatcctctttataagagcctttaacatatttgaagacagtgATCAGGTGCCCCCTCAGTCATTTCTTCtcgagttttgttttgtttggttttttgtttgggttttttcctcataggtcagattctaagtcttttatcattttagttgcttTTCTCTTGTTTCTGTCTAGTTTGTACACATCTTTCATAAAGTGCAGCACCTTgagttggacacagtactccagcagaggcctcaccagtgctgagtatcgggggacaattacctcccacgttttgcatacaacactcctgttaatacataccagaattatattagcctttttcacaactgcatcacattgagtCATTTTCAGTTTGTGATCTACTGTAACCCTCAGATCTTTTCAGCAGtcctgggatagctcagtggtttgagcattggcctgctaaacccagaattaggagctcaatccttgagggggccatttagggaactggggtaaaaatctggggatttggcctgctttgagcagggggttggactagataacctcctgaggtcccttccaagctgGACATTCTATGATTCACCTAGCCAGCTGTTCTCcatttgtagctgtgcatttgatttttccttcctaagtactatacttgtagtactttgcacttgtctttactgaatttcatcttgttgatttcagaccagttgtccaatttatcaatattattttgaattttgattCTGTCATCCAAAGTGCTTGCCAGTTTGGTgttatccacaaattttataagcatacttttcACTGCATTATACAAATAATTAAAGACaatactgaatagtaccagacccaagacAGAGCCCTTGTGGGACACTGCTAGATACATCCTTGCAGTTTGACAGtcaaccactgataactactccgaGTATTTTCCACCAGTTAtatacccaccttatagtaatttaatctaaacCACTTTTCCCTAGTTTATGTGTGAAATATCATGTGGGattatgtcaaaagccttacaaaaatcaagatatattatgTTTATTGCTTTGCCTTTATATGTTAGGCCAGTAACTCTGCCAAATAATGAAATTAGGTTGTTTGGCGTGATGTttccttgacaaatccatgttggatattacttatcaccttattatacTGTACATGTTGACAAATTGAGTATTTGATAATTTGATCCTGTATCTTTACATAAATTGAAGTTGGGCttattggtctataattccctgggtcctctgtTATCCTTTTTGAAAGATAGGTAATATGTTTACCTTCTCCATTCCTCTTGGACCTCATCTGTCTTCCATGAGGTCTCGAAGATGATCACTAATGCTTCCAAAATTGCTTCAGCTACTTCCTTGGGTAACCTAACATGAATTTTGTCAGGATTTGCCAacctgaatacatctaacttatctaaatattctttaatgtgCTCTTTCCCTATTCTGCTTGTGTTCCTCCACCCTTGTTGTCAATATTAATTGTGTCAAGAAATTTACCTTTTTACTGGAGATTGAAGCAAAATAAACATTAAACACCACAGCCACCTTGCTGTAATCTGCTATTAGCACTCCTTCCCTGCTGAGTTGTGGATCTAGccactttcctttttctttctctttcttctaaCGTATTTATAGAACTTCCTCATATTGCCTTTATGCCCCTTGTtaatgtaactcattttgtgccttaggcATTTTGGTTTTGTCCCAGCATGCTTGTGCTCTTCTTTTGTGCTTCTCCTTAATAATTAGTCCATGGCTCCACAttctgtaggattcctttttgatattcaggtcattaaagagctcctgacaCAGCTGTATTGATCTCTttctattcttcctatctttcctttgcatggggatagtttgctgttgtgtcTTTGACATTGTCTCTGAGAAACTGACATACTTGGCAATTACAGCATGTGTACATGTATATAGTTTCATGTCTTCAAaaagcttcacaaacattaactaatcatCATAACACTTCTCTGATGTAGGTAATTGTTTACATCCCTATTTACCTGTCTgcaacttagaatcatagaattgtaggactggaaggggccctgaaaggtcatctagtcctgtctcctgcactcacggcaggactaagtattatctagacaatccctgcagatgtttgtccaacctgctcttaaaaatctccaatgatgcagattccacaacctccctaggcaatttaatccagtgtttaaccaccctgacagttaggaagtttttcctaatgttcaggcTAGACCTCCCTTGATGGAAttttagcccattgcttcttgtcctatcctcagagtttaagaacaatttttcaccctcctccttgtaacaactttttatgtagcTGAAAACTGTTacatcccctctcagttttctcttctccagactaaacaaacccatttttttcaatcttcccacataagtcatgttttctaggtctttaatcacttttgttgctcttctcttgactttctccaatttgtccacatctttcctgaaatgtggcgcccagaactggacacaatactccagtcgaagcctaatcagcgcagagtagggtggaagaattacttctcatgtcttgcttacaacactccggctaatacattccagaatgatgttcactttttttgcaacagtgtgacactgttgactcatatttagcttgtggtccactatgatccccagatctctttccactgtactccttcctagacagtcatttctcattttgtatgtgtgcaactgattgttccttcctatgtggagtactttgcatttgtccttattgaattccatcctttttatttcagaccatttctcccatttgtccagatcattttgaattttaatcctgtcctccaaagcacctcCTTccatcccagtttggtatcatccacaaactttataagtgtactctgtatgccattatctaaatcattgatgaagatattgagcagaaacagacccagaactgatccctgtgggaccccactcattatgccctttcagcatgactgtgaaccactgataactactgtctGGAAATGGTttcccaaccagttatgcacccactttatagtaactccacctaggttgcatttccctagttgatttatgagaaggtcatttgagacagtatcaaaagctttattaaagtcaAGCATATCTACCATTTCCTCCCttttcacaaggcttgttatcctatcaggTTTGttggacatgatttgttcttgacaaattcatgctgactgttacttatcaccttattatcttttagatgtttgc
This window contains:
- the LOC127045311 gene encoding uncharacterized protein LOC127045311, with translation MPRTCVKSADNFCYVCGEVTFASQKRSVTTMVKKAYHLDFGCKIGDQDKRWAPHICCNTCATNLRQWLKRKRKSMPFAVPMIWREPTDHTSNCYFCIVPPVGKGVSKKKKWTVHYPNIPSAIHPVPHGEGLSVPDAPESFSLESDEEEEEDETSGPEPSMSQDPHFLPSSSSEPHLITQGELNDLVRDLELSKSKAELLGSRLQQWNLLAGYQGKWSPSVLADYCWTVTRDAPFNEYKRQAKKRRVDTE